The region TTGAGTTTACTGGCGGCGCTCGAGATGCAGTCTTTTGATCCCGATATATTCTCCACcattggaagaagagcgtCAAGGATTACCTCGTTCTCCCAAGATTCAATTCGTATGAGTACAGCAGACCCCGAGGGGGAAACCACTCAGAGCTTGGGCCCGAATGTGGATGATCGGCTTTCGTTCGGTGTGGTAAGGGATGCTTCAGTTGTCGCAGCTCGACTTTTAGCTCTGCACATAACGACGGCAAACATCGATGAATTTATGACTTCCTTCACCGCATCTGTGGCCGTGCCAAATATCATACACAATTTGAAAAGATCATGGCGAGTTACTGGTGATACTTTGTCACGCATCCAGGCTGGATGGACTGCGGCAGATCAAGAATCCACACCAGAAGGAATCTTCTACGTGAGAATCGCAATCCTTCTCCACGTGGCAGATGATTGGACTCCCACACAGCAGCTGAGCTATATTGCGATATCCGAGGAAGCGATTCGATTAATGCTATCTCGGCGTGAGCTATCCAGGCATCACGAGTCGCTTGAAAGAACAATCCGTACCGTGCCCACCGTCGCAGCATCCAAAATCGAACCCTTCATAGCATCAATAAAAGCACAGACTATAGGGAACAATCTGACGGCGGCTATGGGAATGGTCTCACTGACAAGCTTGTATTCCCGAAGCCCCGGAGGGATCCCATCAAAGTGGCGTCTCGATAAGACCAACAACTTGTGCGTTGGATTTGCGTTAGATGGCATGGTTGATGTTATTCATGAAATTTACGCTGCAATCGAGATGACTAGAACCGGGGTTACAGACTCACCTATCCACACTGCCTCGAAAACGACGGCGCAGCCAATGCATAGCACCGAGCCTTGTTTGTGGCCCCAACTGAATCCCATATGCCAGGATAGGAACGGATGTGCATTGGTCGACCAGCTGGACGTAACTGGACATGGACCAAGATATTGCCTTTACATTCTAACGAGGCAAAGTTTCAACCCCTCTAACACCGCGGGTATAGTCAAAGAGCTATCTGAATACGGGCTGCACTACTCCGCTGTACCCTTGAATCCCAATCGCCAACTATATCAGTACCTCGGCCATTTAAACAGATCGACAAACACCACGCGCCGTTGGCAAGGTTCGGACCGCCTAGAGCTATTGAATGATTGGATATCAGCACTCGAGTTGCACCCAATGCAGCCGATGTGGCCCGGGGAGACCGTGGAGTCtcctattattatattatcaAGCGACGAATCCGAGGGAGATCAAATGGAGGACGAGTAAGACTGAATTAGATATAGGCAAGCATCTTACAGCCAACCTGCACCCAGTcaaacaggaacaggataTTGACATCCGCTTGCCTATCTGGATGCTTCAATCGGTTCCGGGGATGAACGCTGCGGCAATACAAAGCTGGGTCTCTGCCCGACACTGCCCTCCAGGGGGACAGAATGCCTTCACAGTCAGGTTTCTTCCATCGACCTCCATGGCCAGCTCGTAATGAATCTCGTAGTATTTTCCACGACGGCCCGACTTAAcctccaacaacccctcTTCCCTGACGGGGTCGAAATCTATTTGCAGCATTCCGAAAACCTCAGCGCCTGGTTACAGTTGGGTGTCAGCCGCAGGCAAAGGAAGAATGATAATGGATAATCACCTTTATTGGGTTTGCTATCTGCTTGGTAATGATCACGGGCGTTGTCAAAATCAGACACCCAAACTTTCTGATAGATGACGAGCTCGTTATTGATACCGAAGACCTGCCAATTCCGAGTTCGGAATTTCTGGTGTTTGCTCAGTACCAATTCCTGCGTCCGTTAATGGTGGGCTACAGAGAGTCGAACAGAACGCAAGGGAAGGCCACCTTTTTTATCACCCAGTCTAGAACATCATGTATATACATCTTGCCATCATGTTCTCCATCAGTCGGGGTCGCCACCCTATGGGCTGACAGCCTCAGGTTCCGCTCCTCTATCTGGAGGAATCCAAAGTTTGACTGCACTATTCGCTTAGGGCCGTCCGATTTGTTCATCGCACGGAAGACTGCGCCGTGGGAAACAGCGACGGTGGGATCCCTTGGGTACGGTAAGTCAATGGGTCCTTGAACCGAATTTCAGTAACGACTCACAGATTTCTAGGCGCATACATCTGCTTCAAATCCTTGAATTCCGCCTCTATATGTGCACGGAAAATGGGGGCTTCTGAAAAGCCCCCGGTCAGGAGAATTTTCTATATATGGGGCATTAGCGTAGGTCGCAAGGAGGCGATGATTGCTGGGAGTAGAGTTTGGCTCGCATATACCTCAACGTTCAGGCCTTTAGCTGCCACGGCCCTGATCTGCTGGCTAATGAGTTTGCTTATGCCCTGCAAACTCGGCTTAAAAAGACCCGCAACTTCGCGTCTGGGGAGACCATTAGTGTATGTCTTGTAGGGTGCGGATAGATGAACCTTGAAATATGGATAGTTCCACTCCCGAATCCCAATGCTTCATTTCTCTGAAGACCAGGAATGGGCAGCACTGTGGTCCCATCTAGCCCAGCCCGGGGTTTGAAGTCTCTTTTAACCTCATATTCAAAGTTGATCATGAGCCCATTCTCAATGGTATACTCAAGGGAAGGTCCCTGCACCGAGGTGTAGGGGGTGCTTTTGATTCGGTTGATAACTTTTTCTTTGAGAGCTTGATTCACGTAGCTTGAGCCACAATTACTCCCTTTGTTGCCAGTTAGAGGCCTTGTTAAGAATTGAGAGGTTTGTAAGTGACTAGCTTCTGCTTACCTGTGGGTGCCACAACTTCCTGCACCCGAAACGGTCGTTCCCGGTCGACCTTGTACGTGATCGCATCCTGATGTTTTGTTATAGCACTGGACGTAGGGTAAATAGGGAACAAGCCTTACCACGGTACCACCACCTGCATCGCAGACGATGAAAACTTCGCCTGCCTTTTGTACAAGTCAGTATGATTCAAGGAAACAGTGCAGGCAGGGACAGGGCCATGGACTTACAGTCATTTTTTCGATTCCCGACCCTGCTTCGAGGATatacgcagcagcagcttcaggttCATTGAGTACATATGGAGGAGTAAGGTCCCCTAGTTCGATTCCACGTGCGATATCCAGCAAGACTTCCTGCATGGTACGTATGGCTTTGTGCGGCCACCCGGCAGGGACACAGAAAACGAGTTCAACCTCACACTTGGCATCAAACCCTTCCCTGTCCTCCAGAAATTCCTTGGTATGTTTCAGCACCTCGCGCAGGTAGTCTCTGGTCACATCCACTTCGTCCTTTTTAGCTCTGTGTAAGGTTCTCTTCAGCTCTTGGCGGGGCCCTCTAGTATCCTTCTGGTCCCCCGGAAGGAGCAACTTCGCATATTGAATAATCCGGTTTCTGCAATCTAAgttatcatcatcactctcCAGGATAGCCCTCCGAGCCCCGTAGCCCCAGTGGAATTCATCCCCGAGATACCAACTCTCACTGGGTACATCTGGATTGCGGGAGCGGCTACCAGCGCCCGGCCAATGTGTGACGGAATGGATCTGCTCGCCGCGTAGAGTCACGGGTGGGTTATCAGGATCGAACTTGACGTAGGAcacggaggagaaggtggTGCCGTAGTCGAGCCCGATGATGAACTTGGTTCGGACCTGTTGAGATCCACacgtggaggagggggacGATTCCGGCGGCCCGCCCGGGGATGAGGCGGATGTTCCCGCTGCCGTCGTGTCGCCATTGGTGCTCCCACTCCATAAACTCCGGCTGCGACTGGGAGAAGGATCAAGCATCCTGACATCCTCATCGGTATCCGGCACGCCGGCGTCGGACTCAACAATGGTTGATGCGCGGCGTCGCTTGCGCGAGGCAAGGCCCCGCAGGTTCGCCATAGCTTGTGCCTCGGGGTCGAAGAAAATCCTATTGGAGGCCGGACTGCAAGGCACAGGAACTCTGAGCGAATTTACACTTTTGAGCTGGGCAGCCGCCGCAATTTATTGCAGTCCAGTCGGCTTCCGCTTTGGGCCACGTCAAATCGGCCCCTCGAGACAGCCCAATCAAGGCACAGGAAGTCTGCCTTGCTGCCTATGCGCTAGGTTACAATGGGGGAAAGGTGCTGGTATCCCTGTCAATGGGGATTCTCGCGTGACGCGCCAGCCACATTGTCCGTCCCCTGGTCGGCTGAGCCACCCTGACGCTAGACCTTCCAGTTGACCGCTCGTTCACCAAATCCAGCTGCGGTTCTGTGTTTCGGCGTCAGTACTCCATtactccctcctcctcgacagtACGGATAGCGGCGCTCAAACGGACATCAAACCACTACCTCTGATCCTTTCGATACCCAATCCCCTCCCTTCCCAATTAACTGCGTACAACGCCAATCATGCCGAAGGATAAACATGGCAACGCAGATACTAGCGCTCTCGTCGAGGTTGTGGTCCCCGCTCCCACTCGTGGTATGATGGGCTGGGCTATGCTAGGCCCTGGGGAGACCTTGACGCCGCACAAATCATGGGGAGGATCGGAAATCAAACAACAGAATATTCTTTCAAGAAGCCGTAAGCGACCTGAAAGAGATTCCGCAAGCCGCGGACCGGAGCGTGAGCCAGAGTCCAAACGGAGGGCATCCGAAAAGAATAGCTCGTCAAGACAACATATTGAGGCCGACATGAGGCGAGAGATAACGCGCCTTGGAATTCAAAATGATCTATATGCCCTTGCGGAGTCAGAGGAGACTCGAAGACTCCAGGCTGAGGTGAAACGCCTAGAAAACGTCAAAGCCGACCTGAACAAAACGGTGAACCGGCTGATGTCCAGCGCCGCTCAGCTAACATCAGGGGAGCCTGGAACGGATAAGGACAGCTTGTTACGCAATAAGGAGGCGGTAATCCAGGAGCAGATAAACGTAATTAAGGACCTTGAAAGAACCCTGAGCAAGTGCTTTGAGCAAGAGGCCATTCGTTCGAAAGTCCGCGATATAGACCTGGCAACGAGTGCAACCAGTATTGGTGATGCAATGACGGCTATCAAACTCGGCATTGTTAGTACAGCAGATCTGTTATCAAGCTGTATACACCCTCCTAATAAAATCCCCCGCCGTTCTGTGGTTGGCTCCAACATTCGAGATCTATTACAGATAACAGGTAATGACAACAAAGCACTTCGACTAATGCCCGATTTGGCCTTCCGGGCAATACTTTTCCGGATAGTCTGCGGTCACATTCTATGCTCTGAGATGTGGGCAGTTTTCCACACCGGAGGATTCATGTTGCGAGCCTACCAACGGGCTATCCAACACGCCTGTGAGTACCGGGTCACTACTAGTTGTTGAATTGCCAAAATAGGGTTGCATTTCTAAAGATAACACAACCTCTATGCTCCGGGCAGCAGGTATCGAGTTCGCCGAAACATTTCACAaagctgctcttctccaCATGGTGGGACATGACACGCAGTTCGAAACATGCTTTCTGGCCGCGCACGCAAAGGAACTACAACAATATACAATCCAGATGCTAGAGCCGCTTCTTGACCCCGCAAAGGTAGAGAAAACGAAAGCGGACCTCCGTCGGGTCATGGATCATCTGTTCCTCCAGGCATTCTCCTTTCGGGCCCAATGTCTCCCACCAGATGGAGTACGCTACGAAGTTATCCAGTTCAAGCCGGGCGAGCCGTTCAACCACGACACTATGGAGGCACACGATGTGACAGGCAACCGATACCAATTATCAGGCTTGGTCGAGGGAACGAGACGACGGATTAAGCTATGCGTTCATGGTATGGTGGTGGCGCACCGCTTTCAGGATAGCCAGGTGGAGGGTCTCCAAAAGATGAAAGCGATAGGCGAGTCATTTATAGCTTCAGAAGTCACAGGCAGTAACGGAGTAACAGGGGGAGACATCGTCACTGAAAAGGCAATTGTAATTTTGGATTGACCCACGGCGTGTCGAAGGCTCGAAACTGCCCTCAGCGAGCATATTCACCGTGGTTTTACTGTTATATACCGAGATCGCGAGTTCAACAAAGCGCAGCACGCAGATTCTAGAAGGCTGTCGCTGCAGCCGCGCACATTAAAGTGAAGGCACACTAGGTCCCTGTATATACATGCATGATCATGAGGGAAACGTACTGCGGACTAGGATGGGAAAAAATGCGGACCTCTCACAAGGTAACATATACGAGTCATGAGAGGACGATTCTTCCCAAGACTACTGGGCTTGCTCGAAAGACGAAACGCCTGCACACCATATATTTTGCCCTTTTGGACTCCTGTGTAGGATAGAATACCCTTGCCATTACGACACATTAAACTTGAACTTCCCATACACATGGGCGCTGTCAAGATCAAATAAGTAAAAGAAACCAAGCCTACAAGGACGAGCACCCATCTGTCTCATTGTCTTCACTTTCGCTTTCATCGTCATCCCTATCTCCTCCCCACCAAGCGTCATTGAATGCAGGCAGCATTTTTATTTGTGAAGAAGCGATCTCCAAAAGGAGATTCTCGTCGCCACAAGCGGTATTCCAACTGGCCCCCTCTAGCAAATCGTTATATTCGTGGCCGGGAGCCTCTACGCTGAGGAGCATATTCTTGGGGAGGTAGCGGCCCGGCGTGCCCCAGAAGGGCTTTCCAGCCTCGTCCCTCAAAGTCGGAAATGACCCCCCGCTGGTATTATGGGCCCAAGCCCGGCGTAGAACTTGCACGCAATAGTGGAAGTAAAGGTACCTTGCCGCCGGTCTGAAGCTCGTGCGGAACTCCAGCCGCTTTCCATCGGCCTCTCTCCACGTCCTCTGATATCCACACGATATC is a window of Aspergillus puulaauensis MK2 DNA, chromosome 4, nearly complete sequence DNA encoding:
- a CDS encoding uncharacterized protein (COG:S;~EggNog:ENOG410PSIC) produces the protein MSPMQPDEYRSRHRHAGHKGIKYLGPIESENWPSHWPETRRKLFHDITTLGKSLFGDFDAGNTADSNEKPWRGQIKPRAAKLAFLATRCKGEGKNERSWRASLEHEVLYRFTVEVSCPTCRDRLWRSEIEAAVESTEDQALSLNERRRNRMPCRCPEGLTQNRDFHGVNMIFSDRSETSIHYNPPLPIQSRGRSKKKYELPDRVYGLIETENLKALLDSADGRVPYDDEERVLRDTLEASPFKSGREPLLFPFLLIEAKSDTTGDAAGVEMQSAFAIERLLRVQDQLRPATEVATGWITEPVVWFFGWHGQDWYVKGSFINDATEPDPKYCILDLWQGNICYQSSALQLLLIVDYIFDWARDGYRPSIMNQLSLLAALEMQSFDPDIFSTIGRRASRITSFSQDSIRMSTADPEGETTQSLGPNVDDRLSFGVVRDASVVAARLLALHITTANIDEFMTSFTASVAVPNIIHNLKRSWRVTGDTLSRIQAGWTAADQESTPEGIFYVRIAILLHVADDWTPTQQLSYIAISEEAIRLMLSRRELSRHHESLERTIRTVPTVAASKIEPFIASIKAQTIGNNLTAAMGMVSLTSLYSRSPGGIPSKWRLDKTNNLCVGFALDGMVDVIHEIYAAIEMTRTGVTDSPIHTASKTTAQPMHSTEPCLWPQLNPICQDRNGCALVDQLDVTGHGPRYCLYILTRQSFNPSNTAGIVKELSEYGLHYSAVPLNPNRQLYQYLGHLNRSTNTTRRWQGSDRLELLNDWISALELHPMQPMWPGETVESPIIILSSDESEGDQMEDE
- a CDS encoding Hsp70 family protein (COG:S;~EggNog:ENOG410PPES;~InterPro:IPR043129), producing MANLRGLASRKRRRASTIVESDAGVPDTDEDVRMLDPSPSRSRSLWSGSTNGDTTAAGTSASSPGGPPESSPSSTCGSQQVRTKFIIGLDYGTTFSSVSYVKFDPDNPPVTLRGEQIHSVTHWPGAGSRSRNPDVPSESWYLGDEFHWGYGARRAILESDDDNLDCRNRIIQYAKLLLPGDQKDTRGPRQELKRTLHRAKKDEVDVTRDYLREVLKHTKEFLEDREGFDAKCEVELVFCVPAGWPHKAIRTMQEVLLDIARGIELGDLTPPYVLNEPEAAAAYILEAGSGIEKMTAGEVFIVCDAGGGTVDAITYKVDRERPFRVQEVVAPTGSNCGSSYVNQALKEKVINRIKSTPYTSVQGPSLEYTIENGLMINFEYEVKRDFKPRAGLDGTTVLPIPGLQRNEALGFGSGTIHISRREVAGLFKPSLQGISKLISQQIRAVAAKGLNVEKILLTGGFSEAPIFRAHIEAEFKDLKQMYAPRNLDPTVAVSHGAVFRAMNKSDGPKRIVQSNFGFLQIEERNLRLSAHRVATPTDGEHDGKMYIHDVLDWVIKKELVLSKHQKFRTRNWQVFGINNELVIYQKVWVSDFDNARDHYQADSKPNKGAEVFGMLQIDFDPVREEGLLEVKSGRRGKYYEIHYELAMEVDGRNLTVKAFCPPGGQCRAETQLCIAAAFIPGTD
- a CDS encoding uncharacterized protein (COG:S;~EggNog:ENOG410Q1A1); this translates as MPKDKHGNADTSALVEVVVPAPTRGMMGWAMLGPGETLTPHKSWGGSEIKQQNILSRSRKRPERDSASRGPEREPESKRRASEKNSSSRQHIEADMRREITRLGIQNDLYALAESEETRRLQAEVKRLENVKADLNKTVNRLMSSAAQLTSGEPGTDKDSLLRNKEAVIQEQINVIKDLERTLSKCFEQEAIRSKVRDIDLATSATSIGDAMTAIKLGIVSTADLLSSCIHPPNKIPRRSVVGSNIRDLLQITGNDNKALRLMPDLAFRAILFRIVCGHILCSEMWAVFHTGGFMLRAYQRAIQHACIEFAETFHKAALLHMVGHDTQFETCFLAAHAKELQQYTIQMLEPLLDPAKVEKTKADLRRVMDHLFLQAFSFRAQCLPPDGVRYEVIQFKPGEPFNHDTMEAHDVTGNRYQLSGLVEGTRRRIKLCVHGMVVAHRFQDSQVEGLQKMKAIGESFIASEVTGSNGVTGGDIVTEKAIVILD